A stretch of Chanodichthys erythropterus isolate Z2021 chromosome 20, ASM2448905v1, whole genome shotgun sequence DNA encodes these proteins:
- the eif4e2rs1 gene encoding eukaryotic translation initiation factor 4E family member 2 related sequence 1 produces MNQFEHLKEEDCGEQDEMKDSIETDGGSINNNNNNIRRKTVTPAPGEHPLQYNYTFWYSRRTPSRPANTQSYEQNIRQMGTVASVEQFWKFYSHLVRPGDLTGHSDFHLFKEGIKPMWEDEANKNGGKWIIRLRKGLASRFWENIILAMLGEQFMVGEEICGVVVSIRFQEDILSIWNKTAHDQVTTSRIRDTLRRVLNLPPNTIMEYKTHNDSLKDNSSFRNTKITL; encoded by the exons ATGAATCAGTTTGAACA CTTGAAGGAGGAAGACTGTGGTGAGCAGGACGAGATGAAGGACAGTATTGAGACGGATGGAGGATCgataaacaacaataacaacaacatcagGCGCAAG acgGTGACTCCGGCTCCAGGCGAACACCCGCTGCAGTACAACTACACCTTCTGGTACTCGCGCCGGACGCCTAGCAGACCCGCCAACACTCAGAGCTATGAGCAGAACATCCGGCAGATGGGCACCGTGGCATCG GTGGAGCAGTTCTGGAAGTTCTACAGCCATCTGGTTCGACCCGGAGACCTGACGGGACACAGCGACTTCCACCTGTTCAAGGAGGGGATCAAACCCATGtgggag GACGAGGCCAATAAAAACGGAGGGAAGTGGATCATCCGGCTGAGGAAGGGTCTGGCGTCACGTTTCTGGGAGAACATCATCTTGGCCATGCTGGGCGAGCAGTTCATGGTGGGAGAGGAGATCTGTGGTGTGGTCGTGTCCATCCGCTTCCAG gaggACATCCTGTCAATCTGGAATAAAACGGCCCATGATCAGGTGACCACGTCACGGATACGAGACACACTACGGCGCGTGCTGAACCTCCCGCCAAACACCATCATGGAGTACAAGACACACAACGACAGTCTCAA GGATAACTCCAGCTTCCGGAATACGAAGATCACTTTGTGA